In a genomic window of Occallatibacter riparius:
- a CDS encoding TolC family protein, which yields MKTAVRRTQIALALSIVSLPLAVSAQDATPSQQTIHEPLTLQAAVQQAADRYPAIRAAEAQKEAARNAIGVAQAAYLPRADMLWQLNRATTNKANLTPLGQGIVPIPTEPARATTDQSQWNTLTGVLFSWQPFDFGVRHAQVGVARFGYESARHAADLTKLDVESAAAGAFFDLVAARQLDKVQQANVQRMEAFSRSIHVLVDNTLRPGADASQADAQLAQARTLLIQAQTQEKVRLETLANLLQISSDQIQIDDAAVMGDVPASSDQSGSVEANPLVEQQTAIRDQAKEQLHLLNRSWVPSFSLYGSVSGLGAGLTSAPVPVFQGGTAGLAPQTYNWLAAAQVTFPAFQIFTLHPQQKAQQAQLSAAEANRTRVMSDVSAQLKEARALLAGARAVAQNTPVELDAARQSERQQQARYQAGLATVIEVSAAESALAQAEGDDAVARLNVWRGLAGVAEEEGDLNPFLQLLQRKP from the coding sequence GTGAAAACTGCGGTACGAAGGACGCAAATCGCACTTGCGCTTTCCATCGTGTCTTTGCCGCTGGCGGTCAGCGCCCAGGACGCCACACCGAGCCAGCAGACAATTCATGAGCCATTAACACTGCAGGCCGCAGTGCAGCAGGCAGCGGACAGGTACCCGGCGATACGCGCAGCGGAGGCGCAAAAGGAAGCGGCGAGGAACGCCATCGGTGTCGCGCAGGCCGCTTATCTTCCGCGTGCCGACATGCTCTGGCAGCTAAACCGCGCGACCACGAACAAAGCGAATCTCACACCGCTTGGCCAGGGCATTGTGCCGATCCCGACGGAGCCTGCGCGCGCAACCACGGATCAAAGCCAGTGGAATACGCTCACCGGCGTTCTCTTTTCCTGGCAGCCCTTCGACTTCGGTGTGCGGCACGCACAAGTTGGTGTGGCGCGTTTCGGCTACGAGTCGGCCAGGCATGCGGCGGATCTGACGAAACTCGATGTTGAGTCCGCGGCCGCGGGTGCTTTCTTTGACCTCGTTGCCGCGCGACAGCTCGACAAGGTGCAGCAGGCAAACGTGCAGCGCATGGAGGCCTTCTCCCGTTCAATTCACGTACTTGTCGACAACACTCTCCGTCCCGGCGCAGATGCATCGCAGGCCGATGCTCAACTGGCACAAGCGCGGACACTGCTCATTCAAGCGCAGACGCAGGAGAAGGTCCGGCTGGAGACTCTGGCAAACCTCTTGCAGATTTCGTCCGATCAGATACAAATCGACGACGCGGCTGTAATGGGAGATGTGCCTGCCTCATCCGATCAAAGCGGTTCAGTCGAGGCTAACCCGCTGGTTGAGCAACAGACCGCAATTCGCGATCAGGCGAAAGAGCAGCTTCATCTGTTGAATCGCTCGTGGGTGCCCTCGTTCTCACTGTATGGATCCGTTTCCGGACTTGGCGCCGGCCTGACAAGCGCGCCTGTTCCAGTGTTTCAAGGCGGAACGGCTGGGCTCGCGCCGCAGACGTACAACTGGCTCGCTGCCGCACAGGTAACGTTCCCCGCATTCCAGATCTTCACGCTGCATCCGCAGCAGAAAGCACAACAAGCTCAGCTCAGCGCAGCCGAAGCGAATCGAACGCGCGTGATGAGCGACGTTTCGGCGCAGCTGAAGGAAGCTCGCGCATTGCTCGCGGGAGCGAGAGCGGTAGCACAGAATACTCCCGTAGAACTTGATGCGGCACGCCAGAGCGAGCGGCAACAGCAGGCGCGCTATCAGGCCGGGCTGGCAACGGTGATAGAGGTCTCAGCCGCCGAGTCGGCGCTCGCGCAGGCCGAAGGCGACGATGCTGTTGCCAGGTTGAATGTCTGGCGCGGATTGGCCGGGGTCGCAGAGGAGGAGGGAGATCTCAACCCTTTCCTGCAACTGCTGCAGAGGAAACCGTGA
- a CDS encoding efflux RND transporter permease subunit, with amino-acid sequence MGLIRAALRRPITVLVLVVALALSSIVALMRTRIDILPSLDLPTIYVAQPYGGMSPQQMEGFISYYYEYHFLYINGIESVEAKSIQGTALLRLNFHPGTDMSEALAQTISYVNRAHAFMPPGTVSPFVIRFDAGTLPVGYLVFSSPSRTLSEIQDLALNRVRPVFATLPGVSSPPPFGANQRTIILNVKPDKLHAYGLSPQSLVQALTAGNSIQPAGNADIGTTNTLVSTDSTVVDYQDLLNIPLKTGAGAGVYMRDVASVSDTSDILAGYALLNGKRTIYIPVTKRPDASTISVVNEVRQSLSRFQSLLPSDINVNYEFDQSQYVRSALNAVLREGLIGAALTGLMVLLFLRDWRSSLIVVITIPFALLGAVVALRLTGQTINIMTLGGLALAVGVLVDEATVLLENIHVHVEQGETTARAVFLASREVATPRLLAMLSVMAVFLPSFFMTGPAHSLFLPLSLAVGFAMGASYLLSSTLVPVMANWLLPDKEQRQEHAQQEGRFARFRRRYHGALERAMRYPALLLTGYAVVAAIVFALVATHIPREIFPSSASTQFRLRIDAPDGTRVAVTEDLVRRVLASINDEAGAGNLDLSLGYVGTQGASYPINTVFLWTSGPQQAVINVALKLGSGISLRDFEERLRSRFARDFPALHFSFDPGDLVSQILNFGSPSLAEVAITGPQYGDVQAYAERVRQQLLKVGSLRDVEFEEPQHYPAIDVRINRILAGQLGATATDVGTAVGSATASSRFVAPNYWRDPKSGVSYQVEVTVPQAQMTSMADVANIPVSSTTGAQPLLSQVASIRSTSVPGELDRQNGQWMLIISANPAGNNLGTVANDVDRAIRDAGDPPRGVTTSVRGQISALRQIFGELLIGLSAAVLVILLLLSANFQSVRLSLVVVSTAPAVLVGVALMLLVTGTSLNLESFMGTIMAIGVAVANAILLVTFAEKNRRAGVEPHKAAREAAAERLRPVLMTSLAMIAGMIPMALAIGQGAEETAPLGRAVIGGLAAATLATLFLLPTIFGIVQSKASTESGSLDPEDPDSRYYSPASEPLR; translated from the coding sequence ATGGGTCTGATTCGCGCAGCACTTCGCAGGCCGATCACGGTTCTCGTTCTGGTTGTTGCGCTCGCGTTGTCTTCGATCGTCGCGCTGATGCGCACGCGGATCGATATCCTGCCGTCACTCGATCTGCCAACGATTTATGTGGCGCAACCCTACGGAGGAATGAGCCCGCAGCAGATGGAGGGCTTCATCTCCTACTACTACGAGTACCACTTCCTCTACATCAATGGAATCGAGAGTGTTGAAGCGAAATCGATTCAAGGGACGGCGCTGCTGCGGCTGAATTTTCATCCAGGCACAGACATGAGTGAAGCGTTGGCGCAGACGATTTCTTACGTGAACCGCGCCCATGCATTCATGCCGCCTGGGACAGTCTCGCCCTTCGTCATTCGATTCGACGCCGGCACGCTTCCTGTCGGATATCTTGTCTTCTCCAGTCCATCGCGCACGCTCTCTGAGATTCAGGACCTCGCGCTGAATCGCGTGCGGCCGGTCTTCGCCACGCTACCAGGTGTCTCTTCGCCGCCGCCATTCGGTGCAAATCAGCGCACGATCATCCTCAACGTCAAACCTGACAAACTCCACGCCTACGGACTCTCGCCGCAGTCGCTGGTGCAAGCTCTTACCGCGGGCAACAGCATTCAGCCCGCGGGCAATGCGGATATCGGCACAACGAACACCCTTGTTTCAACGGATTCGACAGTCGTCGATTATCAGGACCTGTTGAACATTCCGCTCAAGACAGGCGCCGGCGCTGGCGTCTATATGCGGGACGTTGCCAGCGTCTCTGATACATCAGACATTCTGGCCGGTTACGCTCTCCTGAACGGGAAGCGCACCATCTACATTCCAGTTACAAAGCGACCCGATGCCTCGACCATCTCGGTGGTCAACGAAGTGCGGCAGAGTCTCAGCCGGTTCCAGTCGCTGCTGCCTAGCGACATCAATGTCAACTACGAGTTCGATCAATCGCAATATGTACGCTCCGCGCTGAACGCTGTTCTCCGGGAGGGATTGATCGGCGCGGCATTGACGGGGCTGATGGTCCTGCTGTTCCTACGCGATTGGCGTTCGTCGCTGATAGTGGTCATCACGATTCCATTCGCGCTGCTGGGCGCCGTGGTGGCGCTCAGACTCACCGGTCAGACCATCAACATCATGACACTGGGCGGACTCGCTCTAGCGGTCGGCGTGCTGGTTGATGAAGCGACCGTCCTGCTTGAGAACATTCACGTGCACGTTGAACAGGGAGAGACGACTGCACGCGCCGTCTTTTTGGCGAGCCGCGAAGTTGCCACTCCTCGTCTGCTCGCGATGTTGAGCGTGATGGCCGTCTTTCTCCCGTCTTTCTTCATGACTGGACCGGCGCACTCTCTGTTTCTGCCGCTGTCGCTGGCGGTCGGCTTCGCCATGGGCGCTTCTTACCTTTTATCGAGCACTCTCGTTCCGGTGATGGCGAACTGGCTCCTGCCCGACAAGGAACAACGGCAGGAACATGCGCAACAAGAAGGCCGATTCGCGCGCTTCCGCCGCCGCTACCATGGAGCTCTCGAGCGCGCGATGCGGTATCCGGCCTTGCTGCTCACCGGATACGCGGTTGTTGCCGCCATCGTGTTCGCGCTCGTCGCGACGCATATTCCGCGCGAGATCTTTCCCTCATCGGCTTCCACACAATTCAGGTTGCGCATCGACGCTCCTGATGGAACGCGCGTCGCCGTAACTGAAGATCTCGTTCGGCGCGTGCTAGCCTCCATCAATGACGAAGCCGGAGCGGGCAACCTCGACCTCAGCCTTGGCTACGTCGGAACTCAGGGGGCATCTTACCCAATCAACACAGTCTTCCTTTGGACGAGCGGCCCGCAACAGGCCGTCATCAATGTCGCCCTGAAGCTAGGAAGTGGGATCTCACTTCGCGATTTTGAGGAGCGTCTAAGAAGCCGGTTCGCGCGCGACTTCCCTGCCCTGCATTTCTCGTTTGATCCGGGTGACTTGGTCAGCCAGATTCTGAACTTCGGTTCTCCCTCTCTCGCGGAGGTCGCAATCACTGGGCCGCAGTACGGGGATGTGCAAGCGTACGCGGAGCGAGTCCGCCAGCAGCTTCTCAAAGTCGGCTCTTTGCGTGATGTGGAGTTCGAGGAGCCGCAGCACTACCCGGCGATCGATGTGCGCATCAACCGCATTCTGGCAGGGCAGTTGGGCGCGACCGCGACTGACGTTGGCACAGCGGTCGGGTCTGCTACTGCGTCCAGCAGATTTGTCGCTCCGAACTACTGGCGCGACCCGAAATCCGGGGTCAGCTACCAAGTCGAAGTAACTGTCCCGCAGGCCCAGATGACCTCGATGGCTGACGTGGCGAACATCCCGGTTTCCAGCACGACTGGCGCTCAGCCACTGCTCAGCCAGGTGGCGTCGATTCGGTCCACCAGCGTACCCGGCGAACTCGATCGTCAAAACGGCCAATGGATGCTGATCATCAGCGCCAATCCAGCGGGAAATAACCTTGGGACTGTTGCAAATGATGTGGACCGGGCGATTCGAGACGCGGGCGATCCACCACGCGGCGTAACCACCTCAGTGCGCGGGCAGATCAGCGCGCTGCGACAGATCTTTGGCGAACTCCTGATTGGCCTCAGCGCTGCCGTACTCGTGATCCTGCTTCTTCTCTCTGCGAACTTTCAATCCGTTCGTCTTTCGCTTGTGGTCGTGTCTACTGCTCCCGCGGTGCTGGTTGGCGTGGCGCTGATGCTGCTGGTGACAGGCACGTCACTCAACCTTGAGAGCTTCATGGGAACCATCATGGCCATCGGTGTTGCTGTTGCCAATGCAATCCTGCTCGTCACATTTGCGGAAAAGAATCGCCGCGCCGGAGTCGAACCACATAAGGCCGCTCGCGAGGCCGCCGCGGAGCGATTGCGCCCCGTTCTCATGACGAGCCTCGCCATGATCGCGGGCATGATCCCCATGGCTCTTGCCATCGGCCAAGGAGCGGAAGAGACCGCGCCGCTCGGCCGTGCAGTCATAGGCGGGCTGGCCGCAGCCACGCTGGCGACCTTGTTTCTGCTTCCCACCATCTTCGGAATCGTCCAAAGTAAGGCTTCCACTGAATCCGGTTCGCTCGATCCCGAAGATCCCGATAGCCGCTACTACTCTCCTGCCTCGGAGCCCTTGCGATGA
- a CDS encoding efflux RND transporter periplasmic adaptor subunit produces MRICLIASALLLAALSGCETGNTNKAKPAQATAAPDVETVPVTSRQLDLKVSLPAQLLPYESVDIYPKVTGFLDSIRVDVGSRVTQGEELMRLSAPELVAQRSQAEAAVHAAESQLATAQAKLASDQGTYLHLSSAAETPGVVAQNDVMVAEQTVAADKGTVSAGEHNLGAAKDALRSVSQLESYLTIKAPFSGVVTIRNLHPGALTGPASGQAGSQPIVRIVDTDRLRVVVPIPEAEVGEIKQQEPVSFTVPAYPGEVFHAPIARIAHDVDVNTRTMHVELDVRNSDGKLAPGSFVTVSWPVRRHAATLFVPATAVTGDQQHTFVIRVRDNKAEWVNVQTGQSANGETEVFGDLHAGDQIVRIASDSIRNGQNVTVRMAKQS; encoded by the coding sequence ATGAGAATCTGCCTTATTGCCTCAGCGCTTCTGCTTGCTGCCCTGAGCGGCTGCGAAACGGGAAATACGAACAAGGCGAAACCCGCGCAGGCTACGGCTGCGCCTGATGTCGAAACCGTTCCCGTCACATCGCGCCAGCTCGACCTGAAAGTCAGTTTGCCCGCACAGCTTCTGCCGTATGAGTCTGTCGACATCTATCCCAAGGTGACCGGCTTTCTCGACTCCATTCGCGTGGATGTGGGCTCGCGCGTGACTCAGGGCGAGGAACTGATGCGCTTGTCTGCGCCGGAACTTGTGGCGCAACGCTCACAGGCTGAAGCGGCGGTACACGCGGCTGAATCGCAACTAGCTACTGCGCAGGCAAAGCTCGCCTCTGATCAGGGAACGTATCTGCACCTTTCGTCGGCAGCGGAGACCCCCGGCGTCGTCGCGCAGAACGACGTGATGGTTGCGGAGCAGACCGTTGCCGCCGATAAGGGGACCGTCTCCGCCGGTGAACATAATTTGGGCGCGGCAAAAGATGCGCTTCGCAGCGTCTCACAACTCGAGTCGTATCTCACGATCAAAGCGCCTTTCAGCGGCGTTGTGACCATTCGCAATCTACATCCCGGAGCGCTCACCGGGCCGGCCTCGGGTCAGGCCGGTTCGCAGCCGATCGTGCGCATCGTCGACACCGACCGTCTTCGCGTGGTTGTTCCCATTCCCGAAGCAGAAGTGGGGGAGATCAAACAGCAGGAGCCGGTTAGCTTCACAGTGCCTGCTTATCCGGGCGAAGTCTTCCACGCGCCGATTGCTCGGATCGCTCACGATGTGGATGTGAATACGCGGACGATGCATGTCGAACTCGACGTGCGGAACAGCGACGGCAAGCTCGCTCCCGGAAGCTTTGTGACTGTCTCGTGGCCTGTTCGGCGCCATGCCGCCACGCTGTTCGTCCCAGCAACAGCCGTCACCGGAGACCAACAGCACACGTTCGTGATCCGCGTCCGCGACAACAAGGCGGAGTGGGTTAATGTGCAAACCGGGCAATCTGCCAATGGCGAGACAGAAGTCTTTGGAGATCTGCATGCCGGCGACCAGATAGTCCGAATTGCCTCCGATTCCATCCGCAACGGTCAGAACGTCACGGTTCGCATGGCGAAGCAATCCTGA